One genomic window of Mesoplodon densirostris isolate mMesDen1 chromosome 14, mMesDen1 primary haplotype, whole genome shotgun sequence includes the following:
- the ODC1 gene encoding ornithine decarboxylase has protein sequence MNNFSNEEFDCHFLDEGFTAKDILDQKINEVSSSDDKDAFYVADLGDILKKHLRWFKALPRVTPFYAVKCNDSRTIVKTLAAIGTGFDCASKTEIQLVQSLGVPPERIIYANPCKQVSQIKYAANNGVQMMTFDSEVELMKVARAHPKAKLVLRIATDDSKAVCRLSVKFGATLKTSRLLLERAKELGIDVIGVSFHVGSGCTDPETFVQAISDARCVFDMGAEVGFNMYLLDIGGGFPGSEDVKLKFEEITSVINPALDKYFPSDSGVRIIAEPGRYYVASAFTLAVNIIAKKRVLKEQTGSDDEDESSEQTFMYYVNDGVYGSFNCILYDHAHVKPLLQKRPKPDEKYYSSSIWGPTCDGLDRIVERCDLPEMHVGDWMLFENMGAYTVAAASTFNGFQRPTIYYVMSGPTWQLTQQIQSHDFAPGAEEQDVGTLPVSCAWESGMEQRPAARTSARVNV, from the exons ATGAACAACTTTAGTAATGAAGAGTTTGACTGCCATTTCTTGGATGAAGGCTTTACCGCCAAGGACATTCTGGACcaaaaaattaatgaagtttcttcttct GACGATAAGGATGCCTTCTATGTTGCGGACCTGGGAGACATCCTAAAGAAACATCTGAGATGGTTTAAAGCTCTTCCTCGGGTCACCCCCTTTTATGCAGTCAAATGCAATGATAGCAGAACCATAGTGAAGACCCTAGCTGCCATAGGGACAGGATTTGACTGTGCCAGCAAG ACTGAAATCCAATTGGTGCAGAGTCTCGGGGTGCCTCCAGAGAGGATTATCTATGCCAATCCTTGTAAACAAGTGTCTCAGATTAAATACGCTGCCAATAATGGAGTCCAGATGATGACTTTTGATAGTGAAGTTGAGTTGATGAAAGTTGCCAGGGCACATCCAAAGGCCAA GTTGGTTTTGCGGATTGCCACCGATGATTCCAAAGCAGTCTGTCGCCTCAGTGTCAAATTTGGTGCCACACTGAAAACCAGCAGGCTTCTTTTGGAACGGGCGAAAGAGCTGGGTATTGACGTCATTGGTGTTAG CTTCCATGTGGGAAGTGGTTGTACTGATCCGGAGACCTTCGTGCAGGCCATCTCTGATGCCCGCTGTGTCTTTGACATGGGA GCTGAGGTTGGTTTCAACATGTATCTGCTTGATATTGGTGGTGGCTTTCCCGGATCTGAGGATGTAAAGCTTAAATTTGAAGAG ATCACCAGTGTAATCAACCCGGCGTTGGACAAGTATTTTCCATCAGACTCTGGAGTTAGAATCATAGCTGAGCCAGGCAGATACTATGTTGCATCAGCTTTCACGCTAGCAGTTAACATCATTGCCAAAAAACGCGTATTAAAGGAACAGACAGGCTCTGATG ATGAAGATGAGTCAAGTGAACAGACATTTATGTATTACGTGAATGATGGAGTATATGGATCATTCAACTGCATCCTCTACGACCATGCGCACGTGAAGCCTCTTCTGCAGAAG AGACCCAAACCAGATGAGAAGTATTATTCATCCAGCATCTGGGGGCCGACCTGTGATGGCCTGGATCGCATTGTTGAGCGCTGTGACTTGCCCGAGATGCATGTGGGCGATTGGATGCTCTTTGAAAACATGGGTGCTTACACTGTCGCTGCTGCGTCTACTTTCAATGGATTCCAGAGACCAACCATCTACTATGTGATGTCAGGGCCAACATG GCAGCTGACGCAGCAAATCCAGAGCCACGACTTCGCACCCGGAGCGGAGGAGCAGGACGTCGGCACTCTGCCTGTGTCCTGCGCCTGGGAGAGTGGGATGGAACAGCGCCCGGCCGCCCGCACTTCAGCTCGCGTCAATGTGTAG